A stretch of DNA from Doryrhamphus excisus isolate RoL2022-K1 chromosome 6, RoL_Dexc_1.0, whole genome shotgun sequence:
ataaagtagattattaaaacaattccataattagtaataattaataataataataataataggaaagAGAGTGGATTGAAGCATTGGCTTGGATTAATATAATTAGAATTTCACAGAAAAACttcaataaaaattataaaatttgcagtaattttaagatttaattatgaattacaATTATGAATGTTTTACAACAGTAACATAAgagggaaaatgtcatttttagtggcaatttgaaatattaaagatttttttaaaagtcctaGTGAGAACATTtttaatagtcaaaatattaagaaacaagtcatattctaaagaacaaaaaagtcccaatttaatgagaataaaatctgattattaaaacaattctataatttgtaataattaataaaaatttaaaaataattccacatttttaagttgtaatattataaaataaaactgtatttttttaaaataaggtTAATAATATACaactaaagtcaaaattttctgtgaagaaaatcaaaatattttaaaaaattattatttaggaagaaagttgaaataagtagagagaaatttatttttgataaagtcaaaatattaagaaaaaagtcatattttaaagaacaaaaataaagagaataaaatcggattattaaaacaattctataattagtaataattactaataattattttaaaataatttaaaaattataatttttaagttgtaatattacaaaataaaactgtatttcttttaaattaaggttggggaaaagttatcatataaaactaaagtaaaaattTTCTGTGaagaaaatctaaatattataaaaataaattacaattcaagaagaatgttgaaataagTAGAAAAAACAGCAAGAACAAGCCAAAAACATTCTGCTTTATTGACCTACTACATTTACTTTAACCCTATTATGATactttaattataattatttttatatgaccAAATGAGGCCGCTTACCCGGGAGTACTGCATCTTTTCAACAATGTCATCGCTGGTGAGCGGGATGAGACCTGGGAAGATGCCAAGAGATGTCAGGTGATGGCACAGAGACACAACATGAAGTCGTCTAACGCACATACCGACTCTGTGAGCGATGAACTCGTCGTGCAAAACTGATGAGTTGGCGTCTATCTGGATCCAGTCGATTGCTGCTTATAAATATTAGAGCATTAGTTGTGAGCATGATTGCTAAGCAACGGCACAGCACTTCCACAGGTGATTTTACCTATAGTGGGTACTTCTGACATGAAGACTCGTCTAATGGAGTTAGCAACCCTAATGAGAgataaaaagaacatttaagaCCGTGTTGACTGGTAGTAATCCTCGAGtcacttaaaaaaagaaaacacaatagGTTACACAAGCTAACACATAGCTTAAATCACTAGCATTTTTTAATCTAACAGAATTTAAATAGCTTAAATCGCTagcatttttaatttaacagaATTTAAATAGCTCTCGACTTCGTGAAGCAATTAAggaattttaaatataattcaaAGGTTGTGCATCGTTTTCGTGAACATTATGGCTAATAGCATTGTCTGGTCACTAGATGTACAAGAGCTATGCTAACTGCTAGCGGTAAACAAAGCTAAGGCAACACTTACaccaaatattttaatgtaacatAATTTAAATAGCTCTCGGCTTCGTGAAGCAATTAaggaattttaaaaataattcaaaggTTGCGCATCGTTTTCGTGAACATTATAGCTAATGGCATTGTCTGGTCACTAGATGTACAAGAGCTATGCTAACCGCTAGCGGTAAACAAAGCTAAGGCAACACTTACGCCAAATCTGTGTTCTCGATAACAAACTTGACATTTTCATCTGAAAGTTCGGTGATTTTTACGGTGGGCTGGTTAGCATACGGCATCTTTGTCAAGGGATAGCTAGAACGAATATTAACGTAACTAAACCATGCACACAAGGAAACGAATGAGGCGCATTTTCTTCTTCGCCTTGTATAGACAATGCAACTATGTTGGATGTACTGCCCTCTTCAGGCCGTTGTTTTTATTGCACCTAGCACTGTCCCGTCAAGAATCCGGGCGAAAGCTATGCTATGAATGGATCCCGTCCAAGCCCGTTTTCTTTACCGGcgcactcacattttaacattttcccgTATTTTAACTTTGATTAAAATATCCATGGTCGGTCCGCTCGGTAACACTCGGGCGACATCGGTGCTATACGGCCAGTGAAGTCATAgtaccttcaaaataaaagctggtAAAGTAACACGGTTAGAATATATACAtttgtgatgtatttttttttttgtaaaatatgacGTGAAATAggtgtaaaaatataaacacacctTCATTCTTGCTCCCTTTTCCTTGTCTATGAGAACTTGGCTGTAGAGTCTATGCTGGCTCCTCCACACAGCAGTTCCTGAAGATTCTGGGTGTCAGGGGCCCCATAGTGGACCATAGACCCTGAAAGACCTTGACCTTCACAGAAAATTTTGATTTTCAGacagttttattttgtaatattacaacttaaaaatgtggaattatttttaaattattattattattactaattatagaattgttttaataatccgactttattctttatttttgttctttaaaatatgacttgtttcttaatattttgactttatcaaaaaaaattctcattaggactttaaaaaaatctttaatatttcaaattaatgccactaaaatgatgttttttcccTCCTGTTACTGTTGTAAAACATTCATAATTGTGACTATATTCTTAAAATGACTgcaaattttataatttttttaaaactttcttcttgaataataatttttacaattattttgattttcttcacagaaaatgttgactttagtttaatattataacttttccgcaaaccctattaaaaaaaatacagttttattttataatattacaacttaaaaaatgtggaattatttttaaattattattattacaaattatagaattgttttaataatccgactttattctcattaaattgggacttttttgtttcttaatattttgactattaaaAATGTTCTCATTcggactttaaaaaaatctttaatatttcaaattaatgCCACTAAAAATTACGTTTTCCCTCCTATGTTATCGTTGTAAAACATTCATAATTGTGACTATATTCTTAAAATGACTgcaaattttattatatatatatatatatatatatagaaaaaaaaataaaaattataaatatattatattttatatatatatatttttttattttattttttatttatatatatatatatatatatatatatatatatatatatatatatatatatatatatatataaaatataatatatttataatttttatttttttttctgtgaaatgCTACTGATATAAATCCAAGCCAATGCTTCAATCCATTCTCTTTAAATCCCCAAGGGAGCTTCTAGCTATTGCTAGTAGTGGCTACAGGTAGCAAGGACATGTCCACCACCCGATGCGACAGGAAATGCCTTGCAGGTGGTCTCGCCTTGCAATGTGCGCACAACTAGAAGCTATTTTATTCATTGTCGATCAGGTTAATAAAGGAggcattttaaataaaatgcatgaTGAGTTGGTCCACATGGACGGGTTTTTGACTTAAATGGGTTCcgaatagaataataataataatcactcaattgctaaatatataatatttactttattgaAGAGCTGAAAGGATCTGACCATAAGTGAATATTGTAATGGTTCGGCCAGAGAGCATGGTCTGGTTTTAGGTCTGGGATCAGTCTTGTGAAGGTGCTTGGCCTCATCGCCGCTGGTTCATTCCGGAGAGATTCTTCAGCTGCaggcacaaacaaaaaaaatgggatAAAAAGTGAATATTCATTTAATTTCCCTGCATAATTCAAAGGATCAAACTTGCCCGTAAACATGCGACGTACGAATGGTAGAGAAGACTTACAGTTAAAGCAGCACCCATGAGGCCCTGCACGACCGCTTCACCCGTCGACTGCAACTGATGGACAAACGACAACACACGATTTACAACGTTTACATTCAATGTTAGCTTGGAGATCAATCAAAGCCTCCATATTTGGCAGCACGACACCTGTTTGGCGGAGGTGGCCATGTTGACTGCATCCTGAATGCGGTTGTCGAGAAAGATCCAAGTGTCCTGGAAGTCTGGGGAAGAATCCTGCAGCATCACCAGCTCCGTGGTGTTGTAGATGCCGGTCAGTGCTGCTCTTTTTCTGTACCAGTTCATCTGGAAGAAGAGAAATTGATTTTTTACAGAGCAAAATAGCACAATGGCTGTCTGGctaatgaaatattttgcatTGGAGGACGTTTCTTAAATcataaatacttcaacttgctgatatagttcatcttcaaacagctaaaataatgcataaggctaagaataaccaattagctaaaaatgtttgctaaatacaaggatgaaaagTCTTGAGTCAGTCATGatgtgttaaattaaattaaatttgatataaatatattttatatataaaatttaatttaatttaattttaaaataaaatacaatatttatattttttttattttatttttataaaattttattttatttaaatacaataaaatatttttttttataaaattttattttattttttataacattttattttcattcattcattcattttctaccgctttttcctcacgagggtcgcgggggtgctggagcctatcccagctgtcttcgggcgagaggcggggtacaccctggactggtggacagccaatcacagggcacatatagacaaacaaccattcacactcacattcatacctatggacaatttggagtggctaattaacctagcatgtttttggaatgtgggaggaaaccggagtacccggagaaaacccacgcattcacggggagaacatgcaaactccacacagagatggccgagggtggaatcgaaccctggtcctcctagctgtgaggtctacgtgctaaccactagaccgccgtgccgccacattttattttattttattttattaaaaaaaattaaattatatgagGTATGAGGTACgagtacattattaaaaaaaaaaaaaaccttaaactgtattatggaaagcaggaagtgaacaaatgtaacagttactgattgtaaaagtaccagatggaggggtaggatttaataagctttgcttcttcctactccttttggacatgtggaactgggaactgattatgggatgcactcaattggaatctgatgcatgttctaatgaaataaaaccattaccattacgttaTAGTATTGTACACTAGCCACTAATGTTACAGTAACGTTGGGTgaaatacacaagcaccagacttgatcgccggaacagTAGGCTATTAATGCATCTTTGAATGACCTCACTTTAATGTGCAGCATTATTCTGTTGCATGCGTTGTGTTTTATGGTGTTGGCCACATTGCGGACGTTGTTGTGCCTGCGGCCCACCCAGCAGACGAGTACCAGACGACAAATGTGAACGCACCCTCGGTTAATAGCTAGCAACTGACAGTCAGAAACAAGTACACAATGCTGCGAAGGACTGCTAAAGCGGGAGCAGGAAAGGAGCAAACGATTAGACCGGCTCACGTCTGTGGATCTGTCTCCAGCGTAGTACCAGATGTCGTCCACCAGGGTGGAAAGGTGTTTCAGAGCCTCAGGGATGTTATGAGGCAGTAGCAGGATGCTCATCGCCTGAGGAGACAAACACGGGAGTCAAGAATCTAGTAGGAGTCTTAAAAATCTGACAGGGAAAACCAACACCAGGCTGATGTGTCTTCCATGCTGTCACTCACCATCATGCACAGTTTACCTGCGGCCATGTTTCTATGTAGGGGACGTGCATCCGAAGTCTGGTCTCCACTGCATCTCTTAGAAAGTCAGCAGTCTTCTTTGGTCTGCAAGAGTATGgagttaccaaaaaaaaaaaatcaactgttaGAATGAAAGTAGCCATTTTGGTTTCCCACATGTATAAATGGTGTGTGCATACTCTGCTTGTCCCAGCTGGACCTGCTTGTGCTGTTCGGCGAGGATCTCGGCCAGTTGGGAATTGCACTGAGCAACGAAATGCAGCACCAAGTCTCCAGCTCCGTTGTTAAACATGCCGGCGGACGCCGACGACAGGCCCAGCGTCTGGCGCCAACACACACATATGGGATATTTTTACCCGGAGagccaattaattaatttttaatttttaattacaaaacattttaatttaaaaaaatttaatttttaattttaaaataaaaacaaaataattttaaaattaaaaatttaattttcattcattcattcattcattttctaccgctttttcctcacaagggtcacgggggtgctggagcctatcccagctgtcttcgggcgtaaggcggggtacaccctggactggtggccagccaatcacaggacacatatagacaaacaaccattcacactcacattcatacctatggacaatttggagtggctaattaacctagcatgtttttggaatgtgggaggaaaccggagtacccggagaaaacccacgcatgcacggggagaacatgcaaactccacacagagatgcccgagggtggaattgaaccctggtctcctagctgtgaggtctgcg
This window harbors:
- the coq9 gene encoding ubiquinone biosynthesis protein COQ9, mitochondrial; this encodes MAALLRAVRAGRALRGLGSSKYGPPPAAASFDLIAAPAAKPECVSVKRGFRCAALMLQDESKSNKHVGQDPTAGTTQRESTSNTHADESTRANSSFQDESEEQGEEYETEEQLQGRILAAALEFVPQHGWTAEAIAAGAETLGLSSASAGMFNNGAGDLVLHFVAQCNSQLAEILAEQHKQVQLGQAEPKKTADFLRDAVETRLRMHVPYIETWPQAMSILLLPHNIPEALKHLSTLVDDIWYYAGDRSTDMNWYRKRAALTGIYNTTELVMLQDSSPDFQDTWIFLDNRIQDAVNMATSAKQLQSTGEAVVQGLMGAALTLKNLSGMNQRR